From the Thermosynechococcus sp. genome, the window AATTTTCCAAATATTGGTCTCACCGCTTTTGGCACCCTTCATGCCCAGCAGTTGACGTGCCGCTGCTGTTGTACTTTCTGCAGAGGTTGAAGTCGTCGTTGAATCGGGGGTTTCCGTCATAGTGCTTGTTGTGCTCAGCAATCACCTCAATGATTATAGTCGTTTCACTTGCCTCCACCTAGGGGGATAAGGTGGCCCTGCGGAGTGGGGAGGATGCCAAAAGTTGTCCTGCTCAATTTGCCGATCGCCCGTGGTGTAGGTCAGTATAGAAGCAAAACTCCTTTTGCGGTCTAGAATTTTTCAGCGTCAGTGGAACAGCTCCAATTTGTGCCATGACCCCTGTATCCATTCTTGATCATCTTAAACGGGCTTTACCGGCGGTCATTGCAACGGCGATCGCTACTCTGGGTGCTCTTGGACTGCAAGTGGCCGACCTGCTCGAACCTTTGGAATTGAAAGTTTATGATCAATGGCTGCGCTGGCGAGCGACACCCGCCACTTCCCAGCGACTGCTGATTGTTGAGATTACCGAGGCTGACATTCAAACCCTCAAGCAGTACCCAATTCCTGACGAAGTGCTCATTCAAGCTGTCAATGAATTGCAGAAGTACCAACCTAAGGTCATTGGCATTGATATTTTTCGCGATTTTCCGGTTCCTGATCGCTTCAAATTGCCGACCAATGGGCTGCCTTCCCTCGGACGGCTGATGATAACCCAGCCCAACACCGTCATTGTCTGTAAAGTGGGCAGCGAAGCGGATCCCGGAATTCCCCCCCCCGCTGGACTGCTGAATGATCAGGTGGGGTTTGCTGATATTCCCATTGATGATGATGGCGTGGTGCGCCGGGCTGTTTTAGCAACTCAACCAGAAGCTAGTGGTCGCTGTTCCACTCCTCAATCCTTTGCCCTTGCCTTGGCGCGTCTTTTTCTAGGGGTTAATCCCCAATCCGTTACTCAAAATCGCCTTGACTTGGGAACGGCTCGCTTTCAGGCCCTAACTAGCAACTGGGGGGGCTACAACAACCTAGACGCCACCGGGTTTCAAATCCTGATCAACTATGCCCACCCGACCCAGCCCTATGAAACGGTCACCCTAAGCGAAGTGCTCAGGGGTCAAGTGCTGCCTTCGAAGGTGCGCGATCGCGCCGTCCTCATTGGCGTCACTGGCAGCAGCAGTAACGATAAATTTTTGATTCCAATGCCCCTGCTGGGGCAAACCAACCGCCTTACCCCCGGTGTTGTGGTTCAAGCCGCCATCCTTGAAGATTTGCTAGCAGCGGCTCTGGATAATCGCCCCCCCATTGGTACATGGCCCCAGGGGGCGATCGCCCTTTGGATTCTCGCTTGGTCTGGTCTCGGTGCCCTGATTATCGCCAAGGGACACCGCTGGGTGATTGTGCCGCTGTTGGTTGCTGGGGGACTGGGTCTAAGTGGTCTCACCTTTCTGCTCTTTTTACAGGGGAGTTGGATTCCGCTGGTGGCCCCCCTCGTTAGCTTTGGCAGTGCAGCGATTTTGCTGCTTGGCTATCGCGCTTTGGGTCCTGCTGCATCAATCTCTACCCCCTCTACGCCAACAGCTGTCTCCCGTAGCCCCTTAGGGACTCCCTTGGAGTTAATCACTGAAGGCATTAGTCAATTCACCACACCTGAATCAGCCCCCCTCTCGGAAATTCCCGAAGTCTCCCCAACGGCAGTTTCTCCCCTAGAGACGGATACCAAGGCAACGGTGGTGCAACCGGAAACAGCAATTTCCTTTACCCCCATTGAACCCACCCCGCCCCCTGGGGACAAATCCCCCACAGCACCGACTCTCCTCACCTCCGTCCCGGATCAAATTTCGCCCACAGAAATTCGTCAGACGCCACCACAACCTATTGCCGAGAGGGAAACCTTCTTAGTGGTTCACCCTGATGACGGTGCAACTTCCACCACCCAATTGCCAGAAACCCCTGAACCCACCCCTGTTGATCTTCCTGAAACCCAGGTGGAGATTCCTGCCCCGCAGCCAACGGCTCCCTCAGCGACACCCTTAACACTGCCCCCTGATTTACCAGAAACTCAACTGCCGGTTCCCGCAGCCTTGAGAACCATGCCGCCGACCCCTAGCGTCCCCAGTGTCGATTTGCCTGAAACGCAACTGACGCCACCAGAGCCACCGACCACCCTAGAACTGACCTCGACACCATCCACCCCCTTCACAACCAGTGTGGACTTGCCTGAAACCCAATTGTCAACCCCAGATGCCCCTAGGGGAGAGCGACCGGAAAGACAGCCATCTAACCCTAACCCCTTGACCTCGATGCCTGCGGATCCCACCCCACTTTCAGGGGTGATTCCCCCCAAGACAGTCCCCTCGCCGCCACCTCCAACCACAGAAACGCAAACACCGAGCGGCACCGAACCCAAAACCACCGCCATTTCCGACATCGCCGCAGAACCCAGTGAACCGCTGCCACAAACGGTTGGCGGACGTTACCGAGTCCTGAGTCAACTGGGGCAAGGTGGATTTGGGCGCACGTTCTTGGCGGCGGATTTACACCTGCCGGATCATCCGATTTGCGTTGTCAAGCAATTGGTGCCCTCCCGTCAGGATGAACGTTTTTTGGCCATTGCCCGTCGCCTCTTTCAGCGCGAAGCAGAAACCTTAGCCCAATTGGGTCAGCACCAGCGCATCCCTCGATTACTGGCCTACTTTGAGGAGGGGGGATATTTCTATCTCGCCCAAGAGTATGTGGATGGCGAATCCCTCAAAGAGGAGTTTGAAAAGAAAATTACCCTCTCCCAAGGGGAAGCGGTTGTGATTCTCAAGAGTATTCTGGAAATTTTGCAGTACGTGCATCAGTTTGGCGTCGTGCATCGGGATATTAAGCCCGCCAACATCATCCGCCGCCGCAGTGATCAACAGCTCTTTTTGATTGACTTTGGCGCAGTCCGCCATATCCAGCCAGAGGATTTGCTCCAACATGGCAAATACACGATCTCGATTGGTACCCGTGGTTATGCTCCTAGCGAGCAAATGGCAGGACGACCCGTGATTGCCAGTGATATTTACTCTTTGGGCATCGTAATTGTTGAAGGTCTGACGGGGCTCGCCCCGATGGATTTGCCCTCCGATCCCCGCACTGGTGATATTGTCTGGCGGCCGGGACGGCATCTTTCACCGGAGTTTGTTGCCATTATCAATAAAATGATCAAGTATAACTTTCGCGATCGCTACCAGAGCGCTGTGGAAGTGCTCACTGACCTTGCCAAAGCTGGCCTATAGCCTCAAAGATGGCATGTTCTTGTCTGAGGGAACAGGTGTGGGCTTCTGATGGCCAAAGCTGAATCCTTGTGAAAAAAGGCTGTATGATAGAAAGTAGCGTTTCCTTTTTTAACATTAGACACTTTGGAGGCATCGCAACGTGGCTGGAACGACAGGAGAACGACCATTTTCCGACATTATTACCAGTGTTCGTTATTGGGTGATTCATAGCATCACCATTCCGGCGTTGTTTATTGCGGGCTGGCTCTTTGTCAGCACCGGTTTGGCCTATGATGTGTTTGGCACACCCCGCCCCGATAGCTACTATGCGCAGGAACAGCGGTCGATTCCCCTTGTGACCGATCGCTTTGAAGCCAAACAACAAGTCGAAACCTTCTTAGAACAGTTAAAGTAGGATTGCCATGACCAGTAACACACCCAATCAAGAACCCGTTTCTTACCCAATTTTTACGGTCCGCTGGGTGGCCGTTCACACGCTCGCTGTGCCCACGATTTTCTTCCTCGGGGCGATCGCGGCAATGCAGTTTATCCAACGTTAGGAGGGTGCACCCATGGAACCGAATCCCAATCGTCAGCCGGTCGAACTGAATCGCACCTCCCTGTACCTAGGGTTGCTGCTGATCTTGGTTCTAGCGTTGCTCTTTTCAAGCTACTTCTTTAACTAAATTTCTGCATCTATAACTGAATCTGCTTAGGAGGAATTGATGATGTCTGAAGGCGGACGCATTCCCCTCTGGATTGTGGCTACAGTGGCCGGCATGGGAGTGATTGTGATTGTGGGGCTGTTCTTCTACGGTGCTTACGCTGGTCTTGGCTCCTCTCTCTAGGGATTGGGGTCTTGGCGCGTGCGCAATTGGAGCCAAAGGAGTCCAAGGGTAACCCCCAAAAGCAGCGTTGCTGCAGCAGCGGCATAGCCAAAGTCAAATAACGCAAACGCCTGTTGGTAAATATAAAATACCAGCAGGTTTGTTGTATCCAGGGGGCCGCCACCCGTTACCACATAGACTTGCTCAAAACTGCGTAACGTGAAAATTGTTGTTGTTACAAACACTAGAACTAAAGTGGGTCGCAGCCCCGGCAGCGTAATGTAGCGAAACTGTTGCCAAGCATTGGCACCATCGAGAAGAGCTGCTTCATAGCGATCGCGGGGAATCGTTTGCAACCCCGCCAAAAAGACGACCAAATTAAATCCCAACTGCTTCCAGCTACTGAGCAAAATCAGCACTGGCATTGCCCAGGTGGGATCACTAAGCCAAGCAATAGGTTGCCCCCCGAAGGTTTGCACCAGTTGATTCACAGGGCCGTCGGTTTGAAACAGCCAACGAAACCCTAACCCTGCGGCCACAATTGAGGTCATAGTGGGTAAAAAGTAGGCCGTACGGAGCAAATCCCGTCCCTTGATCCCTTGGTTGAGGCCCACCGCCAAGAGCAAGGGCAGTACCATCGTCGGTAGCACCGTTGCCACTGTGAAATAGAGAGTATTGCCAATCACCTGCCAAAAGTCTGGACTCAGGAGCAACTGTTGATAATTGTGCAGGCCAACCCAACGTGCCCCCTCTTGACTAAAACCACCCGTCGTAAAACTGAGATAGACAAGGTACAAAATTGGCAAAAAAACAAAAATTGTCAAAAATAAAAGCGCAGGTAGAAGGAATAACCAAGCCACCCCTGTTGATGACAAAAAAACATCCCCCAATCCTAGGAATTGCGATCGCCCCATGAGCAGAGATGATGACCTCAAAATTTCGTCTTGCTATAAATTCAATCCTAGGGGAGTAGCTCCCGAAATTGGAAATGATAAGATCAAAATCAAAACGCACGCCAGCTTGGGGAGATGCTGTGATTCACACTGCGCCATTGCCCACGACTACCCCCTCTCACATTTCTGACCATAGTCGTCTAAAGCTGTTTTCGGGTTCTGCCAACATTGCCCTTGCTCAGGAAATTGCCTGCTACCTTGGTATTGATCTTGGCCCAATGGTGCGTAAGCGATTTGCCGATGGCGAGCTGTATGTGCAGATTCAAGAGTCGATTCGCGGTTGTGATGTCTATCTGATTCAGCCCTGTTGCCGACCTGTCAATGACCACCTGATGGAACTGCTGATCATGGTGGATGCCTGCCGCCGCGCCTCAGCTCGTCAAGTGACTGCAGTGATTCCCTACTATGGCTATGCCCGTGCCGATCGCAAGACCGCAGGCCGCGAATCCATTACCGCCAAACTAGTAGCCAACCTGATTACCCAAGCGGGTGCCAGT encodes:
- a CDS encoding photosystem II reaction center protein L: MEPNPNRQPVELNRTSLYLGLLLILVLALLFSSYFFN
- the psbF gene encoding cytochrome b559 subunit beta, which translates into the protein MTSNTPNQEPVSYPIFTVRWVAVHTLAVPTIFFLGAIAAMQFIQR
- a CDS encoding CHASE2 domain-containing protein, with protein sequence MTPVSILDHLKRALPAVIATAIATLGALGLQVADLLEPLELKVYDQWLRWRATPATSQRLLIVEITEADIQTLKQYPIPDEVLIQAVNELQKYQPKVIGIDIFRDFPVPDRFKLPTNGLPSLGRLMITQPNTVIVCKVGSEADPGIPPPAGLLNDQVGFADIPIDDDGVVRRAVLATQPEASGRCSTPQSFALALARLFLGVNPQSVTQNRLDLGTARFQALTSNWGGYNNLDATGFQILINYAHPTQPYETVTLSEVLRGQVLPSKVRDRAVLIGVTGSSSNDKFLIPMPLLGQTNRLTPGVVVQAAILEDLLAAALDNRPPIGTWPQGAIALWILAWSGLGALIIAKGHRWVIVPLLVAGGLGLSGLTFLLFLQGSWIPLVAPLVSFGSAAILLLGYRALGPAASISTPSTPTAVSRSPLGTPLELITEGISQFTTPESAPLSEIPEVSPTAVSPLETDTKATVVQPETAISFTPIEPTPPPGDKSPTAPTLLTSVPDQISPTEIRQTPPQPIAERETFLVVHPDDGATSTTQLPETPEPTPVDLPETQVEIPAPQPTAPSATPLTLPPDLPETQLPVPAALRTMPPTPSVPSVDLPETQLTPPEPPTTLELTSTPSTPFTTSVDLPETQLSTPDAPRGERPERQPSNPNPLTSMPADPTPLSGVIPPKTVPSPPPPTTETQTPSGTEPKTTAISDIAAEPSEPLPQTVGGRYRVLSQLGQGGFGRTFLAADLHLPDHPICVVKQLVPSRQDERFLAIARRLFQREAETLAQLGQHQRIPRLLAYFEEGGYFYLAQEYVDGESLKEEFEKKITLSQGEAVVILKSILEILQYVHQFGVVHRDIKPANIIRRRSDQQLFLIDFGAVRHIQPEDLLQHGKYTISIGTRGYAPSEQMAGRPVIASDIYSLGIVIVEGLTGLAPMDLPSDPRTGDIVWRPGRHLSPEFVAIINKMIKYNFRDRYQSAVEVLTDLAKAGL
- a CDS encoding carbohydrate ABC transporter permease; translated protein: MGRSQFLGLGDVFLSSTGVAWLFLLPALLFLTIFVFLPILYLVYLSFTTGGFSQEGARWVGLHNYQQLLLSPDFWQVIGNTLYFTVATVLPTMVLPLLLAVGLNQGIKGRDLLRTAYFLPTMTSIVAAGLGFRWLFQTDGPVNQLVQTFGGQPIAWLSDPTWAMPVLILLSSWKQLGFNLVVFLAGLQTIPRDRYEAALLDGANAWQQFRYITLPGLRPTLVLVFVTTTIFTLRSFEQVYVVTGGGPLDTTNLLVFYIYQQAFALFDFGYAAAAATLLLGVTLGLLWLQLRTRQDPNP
- the psbE gene encoding cytochrome b559 subunit alpha translates to MAGTTGERPFSDIITSVRYWVIHSITIPALFIAGWLFVSTGLAYDVFGTPRPDSYYAQEQRSIPLVTDRFEAKQQVETFLEQLK
- a CDS encoding photosystem II reaction center protein J; this translates as MSEGGRIPLWIVATVAGMGVIVIVGLFFYGAYAGLGSSL